The DNA window AACTGACACACTATTGCGAATGTGCCAAGGTGGAACCAGgatgaaaacaaatatatacgcAAACACAATTGCAGTTAAGAAGTCAACTCCGGGgagaccctttttttttttttttttttttttaatttttcgggTGTCCACGGGATTGTTGATAtatcaaaaaagggagtaaaACGAGTGGAGAAAGGGAGTTAAACGAATGGAGAAAGGGGGTTAAACGAATGGAGAAAGGGGGTTAAACGAATGGAGAAAGGGAGTTAAACGAGTGGAGAAAgggagttatttttttgttaactgttttttactctttcgtttatttgctttcttcgcgtttttaatttattttttatttttttacgcgttagcagttttatattttgatacttttatttttatttttacttttatttttacttttatttttacttttatttttacttttatttttatttttactttatttttactttatttttacttttatttttactttatttttacttttattttcgctTAGGGTTTCACTTTAGCCCTTCACTTGCACCCCGTGCGTGCTGCGTATGTGTGGGCACTCTCACCACGTAGGCACACCTGTCGAGCGGGTGGACGGTGGAGTGAATAGCGCGAGTGACGTGTATGTGCGCgtgtagaatttttttttggagaggAGAGACTCAGAGTTGGCGCGCGCGAGAAGGTTGTCCGGTTGGGAGACATCTCAGGTGGGAAGTAGATATGTTGGGTTGCAGATCTGTTGAGAGGCAGATCTGTTGAGTGGCAGATCGGATGGAAACTAGTTGGTTGGCTACTCACCTGATAGCCTGCTCGCCTGAGCGTTACTCCATTAAATTCactcaaaaaatggaacgcGAACGTTCGACTATTTGCAGTCTAGGCGGAGGTGGACCAGGTTGCCTCCACGTCGCGCGatagcacttttttttcccttaaggTGTGGGCGTTGGCGCGCGGCCCCCCGCGCATGCACATGCGCATGCAAGGTTCTGCgcgcatatgtatgcatgcggTGTGGTAAACAAATAGGCACGCACATGTACTtggtgtacatatatatatggttttttttttttttttttttttttcgcgttttcTTTCCCACCTAGCGAAACGCGCACCCCAGGTGTGCTAACTAAAAGAACTCACAAAGAACAACCCTAAATGGCCATCCAATCCACTTAGGGTCCACCAAActaccgaaaaaaaaaaaaggaccctCTATACATGCACGTCATTTTGCGTAAATTTGGAAGAAGGGGGATTTACAAAAGGGGCCtccatttgtaaaaaaaaagaagggaaaaaaagggataaaaaaggaggaggaaaaaggggaggaaaaaagaggagaaaaaaggagaaaagaacgCTCAGGGAAGGTATGTGTTCAAGTGACTACCCTTCTAACAGGgtagaaaaggaggaggaagtccCCTCCTCTTCTGCTTCGTATGATATGTATATAAAGCCACATCGGTGGGGCGGCCTTCACATGCGACCGACACGTAACTGTAAAGCGGAGCACCATCACAACTGGTGGGAAAAGAAATTCGGAAAGTTCGCGCTACCATCAATAATGGGAGTGTAAAAAAAANNNNNNNNNNNNNNNNNNNNNNNNNNNNNNNNNNNNNNNNNNNNNNNNNNNNNNNNNNNNNNNNNNNNNNNNNNNNNNNNNNNNNNNNNNNNNNNNNNNNNNNNNNNNNNNNNNNNNNNNNNNNNNNNNNNNNNNNNNNNNNNNNNNNNNNNNNNNNNNNNNNNNNNNNNNNNNNNNNNNNNNNNNNNNNNNNNNNNNNNNNNNNNNNNNNNNNNNNNNNNNNNNNNNNNNNNNNNNNNNNNNNNNNNNNNNNNNNNNNNNNNNNNNNNNNNNNNNNNNNNNNNNNNNNNNNNNNNNNNNNNNNNNNNNNNNNNNNNNNNNNNNNNNNNNNNNNNNNNNNNNNNNNNNNNNNNNNNNNNNNNNNNNNNNNNNNNNNNNNNNNNNNNNNNNNNNNNNNNNNNNNNNNNNNNNNNNNNNNNNNNNNNNNNNNNNNNNNNNNNNNNNNNNNNNNNNNNNNNNNNNNNNNNNNNNNNNNNNNNNNNNNNNNNNNNNNNNNNNNNNNNNNNNNNNNNNNNNNNNNNNNNNNNNNNNNNNNNNNNNNNNNNNNNNNNNNNNNNNNNNNNNNNNNNNNNNNNNNNNNNNNNNNNNNNNNNNNNNNNNNNNNNNNNNNNNNNNNNNNNNNNNNNNNNNNNNNNNNNNNNNNNNNNNNNNNNNNNNNNNNNNNNNNNNNNNNNNNNNNNNNNNNNNNNNNNNNNNNNNNNNNNNNNNNNNNNNNNNNNNNNNNNNNNNNNNNNNNNNNNNNNNNNNNNNNNNNNNNNNNNNNNNNNNNNNNNNNNNNNNNNNNNNNNNNNNNNNNNNNNNNNNNNNNNNNNNNNNNNNNNNNNNNNNNNNNNNNNNNNNAGAAGCGGCAAAGAAGAAACGGCAAAGAAGAAGCGACAAAGGTGAAGCGGCAAAGAAGCGACAAAGGAGAAGTGACAAAGAAGAAGCGACAAAGGAGGAGAGATTCTTCTAACATTTGCAGTTCGCATGTACGAGAATAATTACACGAACGAGTACACGCTTACGGAGGGTAGAGTTCACACGAGCTGTACATATAGTACTTACCCATTTTGTACACTTGGGGGAGGATACATATCCCTGTGTCGAAAACGCAGCTGTGCAGGAGCAGGTGTAACGGCAATTTGTGAAGAACGACAAGAACGACAAGAACGACAAGAACGACAAGAACGAACGACAAACAGGTGTTTTCAACTGCGTTCGTGGGGGACACCCTCACTGCATGCTGAtgacagggaaaaaaaaaaaaattaagagaaCGCTGTTGTGCATGTAGTGTACATTAGCTTATGTACCACTTTGCGTCCGCTGTGCCAACGAGGAAGACTTCGCAAACTTGCAGAGGAAATAAATCATCGGAAAAAAGCTTTGTAAGTGAGATCGCGTCgtagagaaggaaaaaaaccaaCAAGGGTAACCCCACCATTGAGTGGAGCAGAATCAGACGGGTGTCTCAAATACACACCGCAGTGGGAGGGGCCCGTCTTGTGGCACCTTATGAACACCCTTGTGTACGTTGGTACATCGATTGAGAAGAGGCATGACAGGTGGAAAAACTTGTATGAAGAacaacctttttaaaaataaaagacgaCCCACGAATTTGGCACCTTAACATGAGAGTAAAATATGCGTTCTCCAAATAACCGAGTGAAATCAGTTGGCCGTTTgctctttttcctttgttaGTGTGTAAGAGAGCGCGGTCACGGGAGGATAGGAGCGGTCCGCTGGTGAATCCTCCGCATGTGTTTGTGTGTCTGTACGTCTGTGCTCAGGAGATGTATGCCCCCCTCCATCATGCgtgtatgaatattttcaaaGCGCGGGTAGAAACCACTTGGTACGTTCTCTTGAAACTGTTTTACATGTACGTACGAGAGGGTGAATATAACCGCTTCCTTTCGCGACTCCGCTTTGGGTGCGTGTCCAGACCGGCCCCCAGAATTATNNNNNNNNNNNNNNNNNNNNNNNNNNNNNNNNNNNNNNNNNNNNNNNNNNNNNNNNNNNNNNNNNNNNNNNNNNNNNNNNNNNNNNNNNNNNNNNNNNNNNNNNNNNNNNNNNNNNNNNNNNNNNNNNNNNNNNNNNNNNNNNNNNNNNNNNNNNNNNNNNNNNNNNNNNNNNNNNNNNNNNNNNNNNNNNNNNNNNNNNNNNNNNNNNNNNNNNNNNNNNNNNNNNNNNNNNNNNNNNNNNNNNNNNNNNNNNNNNNNNNNNNNNNNNNNNNNNNNNNNNNNNNNNNNNNNNNNNNNNNNNNNNNNNNNNNNNNNNNNNNNNNNNNNNNNNNNNNNNNNNNNNNNNNNNNNNNNNNNNNNNNNNNNNNNNNNNNNNNNNNNNNNNNNNNNNNNNNNNNNNNNNNNNNNNNNNNNNNNNNNNNNNNNNNNNNNNNNNNNNNNNNNNNNNNNNNNNNNNNNNNNNNNNNNNNNNNNNNNNNNNNNNNNNNNNNNNNNNNNNNNNNNNNNNNNNNNNNNNNNNNNNNNNNNNNNNNNNNNNNNNNNNNNNNNNNNNNNNNNNatatatatatatatgccctTCCAAGGTGTGCGGTTTGCGCATGTGCACTTGTCCGCGTGGCCTCGCGTCTTGAAGCCGACATTGTTTCCGATTGTATGTTTTAAAAGTACGATTTTTTTGTGGAGCCTACATTGCGCCATTTCTCAGTTCGCACTTTTTTCCCCGCGGAGGGCTTGACACGTTCGTGTAGCTAGCCAATCGaagattgaaaaaaaaaaaaaaaaaaatcgcactCAACCagacaacaaaatgaagaccCGAAAATTGTGCATAAACGAGTGTATCCCCTATGTGCAGAAGTACGAATGGGGCAAGGGGAAAGACGGGATGGTTTACGACGTTATGAAGAATATTGTGAAGGAGAATTACGATTTGGTGAAAAAGGACATTGATAAGGTGGAATACATAAAGGAGTATATGCCGGATGGTGAAgaggagaagaggaagaagaaagaggaGGCGTCGACAGGGGGAGCGGCGGGGGTGGAGACTGTCCCCCAGAATGCCTCACCTGAGGATAAGAGCAAGCAAAACCAACAAAACAGCAACAACGGCAAGGGTGAAGTCAAAACAAATGATGAACCGGAGTCAAAGTACGCAGAGCTCTGGATCGGAAACCACGAAAAGGGTCCCAACTTAGTGctgtacaaaaataattttataaaaatcgaaaattttctacaaatatatgaaacgaagaaaaaaaaaaaaggaaaaattgcaaaatatttttacaaaaaaattgaagacacgaaaagtaaatataacaataaaaagaacTCAACAAAGTCGGAAGATGTGAACAGCATTCGGAGCAAAGAAACTGATATAAAGAGATACTCTGACATtgaattttcctctttgaaaaattattccttGTACGAAAAGTATGACATTGTAATGGAAGACGTTGATAAGAATACGCTCTTTCCTTATCTGTTTAAGTTGCTATCCATTTCGAAGCCCCTGAGCATACAGATTCACCCGAACGAAGTTCAGACCCTGTATCTGAATACACTGAACCCAACCCTTTACAAGGACAAAGTATTCAAAACGGAGATGTGCGTCTGTATTAATGCCATGAGCTTGCTGTGCGGTTTCATGAATATCTTTAAAATTGCCTTTTTAGTGACCAGTGTGCGGGAGCTCCACGATTTTTTCCTGAAGCGGGAGAAGCCGGGTGGGGGAAGTGGCGAAACTGGCAGTGTTAGCTGCATTGGAGAAACTGGCAGTGTTAGCTGCATTGGCGAAACTGGAAGCGTTAGCTGCATTGGCGAAACTGGAAGCGTTAGCTGCATTGGCGAACCTGTGCAGGGTAGCCCCGCGGTCGAACAGCAAAGAGATATCTTTCATCTCTTCGATCTGTTCCACACTCAGAAGAACGAACACGTGGAGGAGCTCATGAAAATGCTGGCGCGAATTTACGTGTACATAATTAGCTACTCCCTGAAGAGGGGTAGCAGGCAGACCTACGACGTGCTATCTGTGATAGATAACTACGCGGAGTGTATCCAGAAGTACGTGTTCGATGAAGGGTTCTTTGCGGggttttacaaaaatgacaaatttttGGAGCAAAATTTGAACTTGGGAAATTTGATAAAggtggagaaggagaagctgcAAAACAGCGGCGGTGGTCGGAGGGGCGCGTCGGGGATGAGCGGGTCGGATGATGAGGACGAGGAGGAGGTGGAGGTGGACGTCAAAGGGGGGGTAGAAGTGGGCAGTAATGCGGAGTTAGAGGGAGAGGGCACAGTTCCAGTTTCAGCTTCGGTCTCGGTGTCTGTCTCGGGAGACGGCTCCGAGGCGAAGCGCACCGCGGAGACAGGGAGCAACGCGGACGCCCAGAGCACGCACCcacaggggaagaagcaaaacagGGGAGTGCCACAGGATGCGGGAGTGGAAGCGGCAGGGAAAGCAGAGGCGGGAGTGGGAGTGGAAGCGGCAGCGGCAGAGGCAGAGGCAGCGGAGGTGAAGGGGGAGGGTCCGGTGCGCTCGGACAAGAAGCAGGACCTGCAGTGCGCAGCCCAGCTAgtgagcagaaaaaaaataaaatcgttTTATGAGCATGTGTTCAAGTACCTAACGTACCGAACGATGTTAGTCGAGGGAGAGATGCTAAATAAGTGTGTTAATGACATCgaaacgaaaaatgaaaaatataagtcctatttgaaggaaaaggaattatggaaaaaaagtcctGATGAAATTTACACAGATTtgtgtaagaaaaaaaactacaaagATATTCAGTCAGATACGGAGAGTTTTATTATAAGtaccatttttgaaattttttacaacgtGTCGAAATTCTACCCTAATGACGGAGGAagaatttttgtatttattttacaacaACTAAATTTGAAAGATGGAGATGTGGTGTATATCAAGCCAGGAGTTATTCACTCGTACATATCTGGGCACTGCCTGGAGTGTATGACTAACTCGGACTTAGTCATCCGAGGAGGACTTACCAACAAAGAAAtggataaattaaattttatcaaatatgtgaattacaaaaacaaTTACCCAATAATTCTTGAGAAGGAATTTATTAACTATAATATAATATCCTATAGTTActacaaaatgaagcattttcgaattttatttttgaccGTTCGACCAGGAGAGAGTgtaacctttttattttctcacgTGAGCTTTACTTCATGTATCGTTTTGTCTAGCAATCGGACTGTTAAGATTAAGGGTAGAAAGAATGACAAGAAGAAGGCCAGCATTAAGGGCATGAAGAGGGgcactgtttttttcattgcgCCCAGCATCCTCGTGACTTTGGCGAACTTTTACGCGTCGGAGGCGGACGGCGACAAGGAGCTCGTGCTGTACTGCGCCACGTCTTGAGGAGGCCAAGCCGTTCGACTGGTTGGTCGTTCGACTGGTTGGTCGTTCGACTGGTTGGCCCATCGGCTGGCTGACCGTTCAGCTGGCTGGCCCATCGGCTGGCTGGCCCATCGGCTGCTTAGCCCTCCGTCCGATGGAGCGGTCACAACCGTTGCCGCCGCGGGGCGTCTCTCCCCcgtgtcccccttttttggtcCCAACTACGCGATGTGTGCACACACAGGTAGGTGCTTGCAGATGGGTATGCCTACAGATGTAGGTACTACCTATGCAGATGTAGTTACTACCTACACAGATGTAGTTACCCACATGCGTGCACACGGCATGGtgtctcttttttcccagccccctttttttcaaatcgcTTCACGGCGCACCCCTCGAGTGGGGAACCATGCGTGTTCTGGATGGCGCCGCGTAGGGGTGACGAATGAAGCtaagaaatatatgtactGCGTGCGTGGCCGAACCGGCTGTCACGTGGGAATCTCACCCATCTTGTAATTTCGTAgcacccccccccaaaaaatggcaaattttgaaaaataatttttttttacatcctaTTTTAATCATGCGTGCTTATTGTTCATGATGTTgcttctcttcttcttttttttttttttttttttttcacgtttttcatatttaaagcGAAACTTCAACTTCGTTCATACCCCTTTTGtccaattttgaaatttctttaaaaagcGCAATGGAGTTGGGACGGTCGTGGAAAATTGGGAAGGCGCCAGCCGAGGCTGCTTCCAGTTAGGGACGCGCCGGTTGCCCTTCCACGGTCAGCTCAAAATGAAGTGAAATGGAAAGCACAGGTGGGAACACACGCATATAAGTATCTATGTCCCTGTGTGTATCGTATGTACTGTGTGTATAGTATGCACCGTGTGTATCTTCAAATATGCGCAGCGTGGAGAGGGGAGCTGAACCCCCACCTCTCCAACCACGCACATTCGCCCAGTAGGCATccaaattgacaaaaaaaaaaaaaaaaagaacaacgcACAGGTGTAAGTATGTACGTGTGTGTACCTTTGCGCATAGGTGTCTATACGGGGGAGGAGGTAACCCCATCCCTTTGGTCGCTCCACCTGAgcgataaagaaaaaaaaaataaaatacctAGGAAGTTATTCACGTAGAGGAGTCTTCCACTTTGGCCCTCCTACTCTCCATACTGTGACtcttcaaaaaaagcaaattgaGAGTTTGGACATGTCTGTCCGACTTCCAATCGACCACATTCTTCATGTAGAGGAGcatcttcttcatttgcttGCGCCTGTTGtggggagggaagaagatgCTGTGTGGGTGGTACGAACGGGGGAGCGGCTAAGCGGTTAAACGGATACGCGGCTAAGCGGTTAAGCAGTTAAGCGACTGGTGAAGATGCCACTTCGAGGAGGCGACCAGGCCGCTTCTTAGGCCGCTTCTCAGGCCGCTTCTTAGGCCGCTTCTCAGACCGCTTCTCAGGCCGCTTCTTAGGCCGCTTCTCAGACCGCTTCTCAGGCCGCTTCTCACGCCGCCACCGACGCGCGATGTGCCCTACTTCAAGCTGATATCCTTGGGGGAGAACCACGGGGCGGCCTTTCTCACACATAGCCTCGAGTAGGAGCCCCCGGCATCGCGCCTGTGGTTGTGAAGGCTGAAGCGGAAGCGGTCATCGGCAGGACTGCTCTTCCCCTGCTCCCGACACGACTTGATCAACTCGCTTTCGACCAGGTGCTTGTTTAGACACAAATGCAAAACGAATTGGATGATGTAAATGCCGCAGTCGTACGTGTTGGTTTGCTTGGGGATAACGTTCGGgtacacaaatttgaagaaaatccGCGGGGGGGTGGCAGTAGACGGGTTCGCAGTACCGTTCGTGGTAGCGTCCGCAATACCGCTCGTGGTAACGTTCTCGGTAGCGGCGGTGGCTGCCCCTACTGCCCCGGGTGCTCCGCTCCCCGCGGGAGATGCGTAGTCCCGCTGCAGCATATGCTCCAGGTACTTCTTCAActtgtgcaaaattttatttcccctgATGGAAGGGAAGAGCGAGTCGAGGTAAATCATGTAGGCCACTTGaacgttttcatttttgtgttgaTTCTTCACTGTGCTTGAAGTATCGTTGCAGGTTCTGGTAGAACCCGTTTTATTCGTGTCTCTCAAAAGGATCGTCATATCTTCCTTTGGGGGGATTGCCCCTGTGTGGTAGTCCCCATAATCACTTGAACTTTTTGCATTCTTGCAGCAGTGtccttctttcttctcaTGGTGATGACCCAGGTTTTCTTGTCCTTGCAAATAATTCCTCAAAAGAGTGCTGTGGTTCTTTGGCAGACTCGATTCAGAGAGGGCCCCTCTCCTTTTGGAAAAGTACGACTCGCAGGATTTGCTCCTAAACGTTGCATGTAAATGGTCTGGGAGCGGGTGTTCTCCCCTGGGTTGGCTGCACTCACTGGGTGTGCTGCTCTTCGTGAGATTTTCTCCACTGGGGGTGCATCTCTTCGGggagttttttcttcctcctttttctccttttttttctcctttttcttctcctttttctccttttatttctccttttttttctccttttatttcacccttttcttcttgtgcCCCCCCCTGCTTGTCGTTAAAGGGGAAGTAGAGCAGCACGAGGGACCAGTGCGTGTTGCTGATGTTGATGGGAACAAACACATAGGTATACTCATAGACCTTCCTATCCAGCTTCTGAATCCACCTATTGGTATTCATATATGCCTTACACGAATCTTCATAcaattcgatttttttataaaaaaaagtgttaaaaatgtaaatgtcgttttttttctccttgtcattttttagaaCAAAGGAAAGGatatagttataaaaaaaatcgataaTTGAATCATCAatgtatttaaatttatccaAACGAAACAGATTGTGTTGGTCCATTTTGTAGGTGTTGATTTTCCATGCGTTATTAACGtcttccgtttttttgttaatgtagATTTTGAGTAGTTGAGTGTCTACTATTCTCTCCTTCTGCATAAACTGCAGTTTggttttttcaattttggagaaatttaaaaatgtcgtTATGTAGAACTTTAGCTTGCTGCTGTACTTGAACTGTCTCGTGAAGTTACAACATATGACTTTGATGATATCGAACAGGTTTCTCACTTTGTATTTGAAGAAGATCGCTTCTTGCTCGTCCTGGTGATCTTGGCCGGTATCCCCTTCGCCACCTTCATTGCATGCTCCCTTCTGGGTGGTCTCGTCTGCTCTTTCCGCGTGCCGCCGAGGGGGGTGCTCATCGGGGCTGTCCCCACTTACACCACTCCCGCCGCTCCCGCCACTTACTCCACTCCCGCCGCTAACCCCCTCCTGGTCGGCGAGGCAAACATCCCCCTTGAGACAGCTCTCCCCGTCGGGGCAGCCGCCAAAGCTGCCGACAAACCCATCGCACTGCAGCGTTATGGAGCCGTTCATCACTTCGCTCGCGCAGCCCTGCAGTTGTTGGCCCTCTGGAAGTTCACCCTGCAGTTGTTGGCCCTCTGGAAGTTCACCCTGCGGTTGTTGGCCCTCTGGAAGTTCACTCTGCGGTTGATGGCCCTCCTCCCTGGGGAGGATCTCCTGCACTGAGTCTCCACACCGCCTGTACCTGGAGTCCGTCTCGGAGATGTAGCTGACGTTGGAGTTTCCCGAGTGGTTTTGTCCGGAGGCACTCGCGAGGGAGTCGTTCGAAGTGTCGTTCGATACATAGTTTGGCGTATCGTTCGATGCATCGTTTGGAGTATCGTTCGATGCGTCATTTGGAGTATCGTTCGATGCATCGTTCGGAGTATCGTTCGATGCGTCATTTGGAGTATCGTTTGACGCCCCGTTTGACTTCCCGTTTGACGCCCCGTTTGACTTCCCGTTTGACGCCTCGTTTGACGCACCGCTCACGTCCATCACTTGACACCTGTCGATGGCTGCTTCCACCTCGGAGGTGACCATTTCACATTCGCCACTTCGAACCTCAGGAAAGGTATCATCGTATCCTTCCCTCTCCGACACAACGtgcaaactttttttccccccaggTTGCATCTCGTTAGCATTTTCGACTTGATctatctttctttttctgcccTTTTGAGTCTCTTCCTCGTTATCGTCGGTAACCGGTTCGTATAATGCTTGAGAGCCTTGGTCCAGATAGGAGTAGGATGAACATACTTTGGAGGCGCGGGTCGGTTCCTGACAGGTGCTGGCGTCGTCGTTGAGGCAGACCTTACCCTTCGAGGACCTGGCGCTGGAAACAAATTCGCTGTGTGAATCTTGAGCAGTGGGATGAACATCAGTGTGGTAGTATAAAGCTGGCTCAACAGAGGCATCCGATTCGTGCACTGTAGGATCAACCTCTGCAGCATCATCGTTTTGGTTGCCCATATttatctcccccccctggcaCGATATTTTATCCTCCACTGAGATATGCTCATGGTGAAGGTCTTCCGTCTGTCCTGTCTTCACCGCGTCATCTTCGAACTTAAACGtaaatattaatttgttttcttccccctttagTTTGTCCTTCATAGTGTTTTCACTTTGGTAGTTTTCATCTCGATCATTCATGGTTAGTTGAGTATGGTGTGCTTCATTGCTGTCACTTCTTtctgacttttttttgttttgttgaCTGGGTTGTGAGTTCCCCTTTCGGGTACTACGCGTGGAGTAGGGTTTCTCATTCCAACTGGTGTCTCCCTTAAGCAAATGAGATTCTTCTCTACGTGATTTTCTTTGCTCTCCGTtagattttttcttcgttttgtaAAAACTGGAGTGCAGGTCGTTCGAATCGTCGGTAGACTTGTTGGACCTCAGAATGTTGGCCTTCTTGGAGAGTACGTATTTTTGTATGActacttcttcatcttttgTTAAATTCAAGTTGAGTAGAAGCcacttaatttttaaatgtctTCGAGTGAACACTggagggttttttttttttttcttctcattcaTGTCGAGTTGGTTTTCTCTGGTTACTACTTGCGTGTCGCTGAAGTAGAGATCGTTGCTGTAGATGCTTACGTCACTTTCGTAACTCTGTATGAAGCTTTGTGGAACTTGGTCGTGTGTGATTTGTTTGATTTGTGATCCGTAGTTGTTTGTCCGTTTAGCTTTTGCGCACTCCTGCTCGAGGTGGTGCTGCTGCTCGTCCTTCAAGAACCCGTTTATTTCCTTCGTGCACGTTTCGTCGTTGCCtggtggggggggaaaaaaagaaaaaaaaaaaaagaaa is part of the Plasmodium cynomolgi strain B DNA, chromosome 1, whole genome shotgun sequence genome and encodes:
- a CDS encoding mannose-6-phosphate isomerase (putative), coding for MKTRKLCINECIPYVQKYEWGKGKDGMVYDVMKNIVKENYDLVKKDIDKVEYIKEYMPDGEEEKRKKKEEASTGGAAGVETVPQNASPEDKSKQNQQNSNNGKGEVKTNDEPESKYAELWIGNHEKGPNLVLYKNNFIKIENFLQIYETKKKKKGKIAKYFYKKIEDTKSKYNNKKNSTKSEDVNSIRSKETDIKRYSDIEFSSLKNYSLYEKYDIVMEDVDKNTLFPYLFKLLSISKPLSIQIHPNEVQTLYLNTLNPTLYKDKVFKTEMCVCINAMSLLCGFMNIFKIAFLVTSVRELHDFFLKREKPGGGSGETGSKNEHVEELMKMLARIYVYIISYSLKRGSRQTYDVLSVIDNYAECIQKYVFDEGFFAGFYKNDKFLEQNLNLGNLIKVEKEKLQNSGGGRRGASGMSGSDDEDEEEVEVDVKGGVEVGSNAELEGEGTVPVSASVSVSVSGDGSEAKRTAETGSNADAQSTHPQGKKQNRGVPQDAGVEAAGKAEAGVGVEAAAAEAEAAEVKGEGPVRSDKKQDLQCAAQLVSRKKIKSFYEHVFKYLTYRTMLVEGEMLNKCVNDIETKNEKYKSYLKEKELWKKSPDEIYTDLCKKKNYKDIQSDTESFIISTIFEIFYNVSKFYPNDGGRIFVFILQQLNLKDGDVVYIKPGVIHSYISGHCLECMTNSDLVIRGGLTNKEMDKLNFIKYVNYKNNYPIILEKEFINYNIISYSYYKMKHFRILFLTVRPGESVTFLFSHVSFTSCIVLSSNRTVKIKGRKNDKKKASIKGMKRGTVFFIAPSILVTLANFYASEADGDKELVLYCATS
- a CDS encoding ubiquitin-like protease 1 homolog Ulp1 homolog (putative), producing MRNAEREGNEKSEPRDPGNCSSHGKEKKEKKEEEKKEEKAEGEKKKDARKKTQQCINELCEILSSDDSNEQIEQETDNFIIVELISYIGGNSRIITYYPSTRGSKSGQNKYLHHFYSKKRIKLYLCLHKRSNEIYIYEVESRKVRRRETPPGSSGAYGAPIPAVISAHGGEMSKASAFLHSEKVKSEPQCDTSPPTNDEHNPIVNESTSSCKEEPTHDCKPEKYKIKVEDKATEMLSENPNLREKTTKKMVVKKLFDSVHCSYDLSSIEFTKLNNSDDKTLNSLRSILEQKINKSERRISDAGLSQGGTSLEESSQKGGIQKGDTQKGGLQNGDTQKGGLQINSCSVDTLSKGTPPSDPSCAKTDEAGKNGTRSSDNDNASDSQVKILFLLFREPADIYMNQFAAFDQGNDETCTKEINGFLKDEQQHHLEQECAKAKRTNNYGSQIKQITHDQVPQSFIQSYESDVSIYSNDLYFSDTQVVTRENQLDMNEKKKKKNPPVFTRRHLKIKWLLLNLNLTKDEEVVIQKYVLSKKANILRSNKSTDDSNDLHSSFYKTKKKSNGEQRKSRREESHLLKGDTSWNEKPYSTRSTRKGNSQPSQQNKKKSERSDSNEAHHTQLTMNDRDENYQSENTMKDKLKGEENKLIFTFKFEDDAVKTGQTEDLHHEHISVEDKISCQGGEINMGNQNDDAAEVDPTVHESDASVEPALYYHTDVHPTAQDSHSEFVSSARSSKGKVCLNDDASTCQEPTRASKVCSSYSYLDQGSQALYEPVTDDNEEETQKGRKRKIDQVENANEMQPGGKKSLHVVSEREGYDDTFPEVRSGECEMVTSEVEAAIDRCQVMDVSGASNEASNGKSNGASNGKSNGASNDTPNDASNDTPNDASNDTPNDASNDTPNDASNDTPNYVSNDTSNDSLASASGQNHSGNSNVSYISETDSRYRRCGDSVQEILPREEGHQPQSELPEGQQPQGELPEGQQLQGELPEGQQLQGCASEVMNGSITLQCDGFVGSFGGCPDGESCLKGDVCLADQEGVSGGSGVSGGSGGSGVSGDSPDEHPPRRHAERADETTQKGACNEGGEGDTGQDHQDEQEAIFFKYKVRNLFDIIKVICCNFTRQFKYSSKLKFYITTFLNFSKIEKTKLQFMQKERIVDTQLLKIYINKKTEDVNNAWKINTYKMDQHNLFRLDKFKYIDDSIIDFFYNYILSFVLKNDKEKKNDIYIFNTFFYKKIELYEDSCKAYMNTNRWIQKLDRKVYEYTYVFVPINISNTHWSLVLLYFPFNDKQGGAQEEKGEIKGEKKGEIKGEKGEEKGEKKGEKGGRKNSPKRCTPSGENLTKSSTPSECSQPRGEHPLPDHLHATFRSKSCESYFSKRRGALSESSLPKNHSTLLRNYLQGQENLGHHHEKKEGHCCKNAKSSSDYGDYHTGAIPPKEDMTILLRDTNKTGSTRTCNDTSSTVKNQHKNENVQVAYMIYLDSLFPSIRGNKILHKLKKYLEHMLQRDYASPAGSGAPGAVGAATAATENVTTSGIADATTNGTANPSTATPPRIFFKFVYPNVIPKQTNTYDCGIYIIQFVLHLCLNKHLVESELIKSCREQGKSSPADDRFRFSLHNHRRDAGGSYSRLCVRKAAPWFSPKDISLK